The following coding sequences are from one Lolium rigidum isolate FL_2022 chromosome 6, APGP_CSIRO_Lrig_0.1, whole genome shotgun sequence window:
- the LOC124667053 gene encoding 39S ribosomal protein L46, mitochondrial-like gives MLPRSPASLHLRRLRWARGFSASSSPSPSADKIVASVVFERLPVVIPKINPVVYAFQEFSFRWRQQYRRKYPDDVLGKAEARGKGDYQIDYVPAPRITEADKINDRKSLQRALDNKLYLLLFGKTFGAPDGKPVWHFPEKVYENEDTLRLCAESALKSVLGGLDNTYFVGNAPMAHMVAEQTEDASVSSFKRFFFKSQVIGTTQLDIRKCEDHVWVTKDELLEYFPEHKALFDKMIIHIR, from the exons ATGCTGCCGCGATCCCCGGCGAGCCTCCACCTCCGGCGGCTCCGGTGGGCCCGAGGTTTCAGCGCGTCCTCCTCTCCCTCGCCCTCGGCAGACAAGATCGTGGCATCGGTTGTCTTCGAGCGCCTCCCCGTCGTCATCCCCAAGATCAACCCCGTCGTCTACGCCTTCCAAGAATTCTC gttccgCTGGAGGCAGCAGTACAGGCGGAAGTACCCCGACGACGTCCTCGGCAAGGCGGAGGCGAG GGGCAAGGGTGATTACCAGATAGATTATGTGCCTGCTCCAAGAATCACAGAAGCTGACAAAATAAATGATCGGAA GTCACTACAGCGTGCTCTAGATAATAAACTGTACCTTCTTCTGTTTGGCAAGACTTTTGGGGCTCCTGATGGCAAGCCTGTTTGGCATTTTCCAGAAAAAGTGTATGAAAATGAAGACACTTTGCGTTTG TGTGCTGAGTCAGCGCTAAAATCTGTTCTTGGTGGACTTGACAACACATATTTTGTTGGCAATGCTCCAATGGCTCATATGGTAGCTGAACAAACAGAAGATGCTAGTGTTTCATCTTTCAAG CGTTTCTTCTTCAAGTCGCAAGTGATTGGCACCACACAACTCGATATCAGGAAATGTGAGGACCACGTGTGGGTGACAAAAGATGAGCTGCTGGAATATTTTCCAGAGCACAAGGCGCTCTTTGACAAGATGATCATTCACATAAGATAG